GGCGCGACTTCGGGTACGCGGTAGGTGCGCTGAGCATGGGCTTGCTGGCACAATGGGCGCAAGGCTTGGACGTAACCTTCTGGCTAGTCGGGGTGGCAATGCTGCTCTCCGGCGCGTGGGTTGCGCTGGCATTCACCAAGGAGTAACCCATGCAAACCCAAACCGAATTCCTGCAACTGCGTTCGCATCTCGAACAGGTGATCGTGGGGCAATCCGCTTTGCTCGACCGCCTAATGATTGCACTGCTCACGGGCGGACATATCCTGCTGGAAAGCCTGCCCGGTCTGGCGAAAACCACCGCTGTCACCACGCTCGCCAGCGGAGTTCACGCCAGCTTCCAGCGCATCCAATTCACACCGGATTTGATGCCGGGGGATTTGACCGGAACGGATATTTTCGAGCCGCAACACGGCACATTCCGCTTTATCGCAGGGCCGTTATTCCACGAAATCGTGTTGGCGGATGAGATCAACCGCGCTCCGCCCAAAGTGCAATCCGCGCTGCTCGAAGCCATGCAGGAACACCAGATCACCGTCGGTGGCGTGACCCGCCCCTTGCCCGAACTCTTCATCGTGATGGCAACGCAAAACCCGCTGGAACAAAGCGGCACGTACCCCTTGCCCGAAGCGCAACTCGACCGCTTTTTGCTGCATGTGGTGCTGCAATACCCCACGGCTGACGACGAATTGCTGATTTTGCAACGCGACCGGGCGCGGCATTACGGCGCGGATAAACCCGTGCTGCATTCGCCCTTGCACCCGCAGCAAGTCCTGCAAGCCCGCCGCGAAGTTGCCGAAGTCCACGTTGCACCGGAACTGGAGCGGTATATTGTTGCGCTGGTCGGGGCTACCCGTAATTTGGGGCAGTTTGATTCAGCGTGGGCAGATTATTTGCAGGTGGGAGCATCGCCGCGTGCGTCGATTGCGTTGCTGCGAGCCAGCAGCGCCTTGGCGTATTTGCGTGGCAGGGAATACGTCGTGCCGGATGATATTTTGGAGATTGCACCGGATGTGTTGCGGCATCGGTTGGTGTTGGGGTATGCGGCACGGGCGGCAGGGGTGGATGCGAATGCGGTGGTGCGCAAGGTGTTGGCGGGCGTGGCGATTCCGTGAGAGTTTCGCGTAGTGGTATAGTCAAACGACAAGGAGTAAGTGCATGAGTGAATACCAATATTATGATTTTCGAGCGATTGACCAGTCGTTAACCGCTGAACAGAGGGCAAATGTTGCCAGTTTGTCTAGCCGTGCGCAGGTGAGTTCGCAACGTGCCGAATTCGTTTACCACTACGGCGATTTTCGGGGCAATGTGACCCAGCTCATGCGTGAAACCTTTGACATGATGTTGTACGTCGCCAATTGGGGAACGTACCGCTTAATGTTCAGGCTGCCTAAGGCATTGTTTAACGTGTCGGCGGTGCGTGATTATTTTATTTCCGACGAAATAGACCATCACCAACACGGTGAATACGTCATCATCGACCTGCATTTTAGCGAAGAAGAGCCGGATGGCGACTGGCTGGAAGGTGATGGATTATTAGACGAAATGCTGTCCTTGCGTGATGAACTCTTGCAGGGAGATTTCCGCGTGTTGTATTTGGCATGGCTAAAAGCAGCAGAAAGAGAAGCGGATGATGAAACGCTTGAACCCGTCGTTCCTGCGGGATTGGCTGAACTTTCTCACGCCCAGCAACGGTTTGCGGCCTTGTTTGGGGTGGATGAGATCATGATCAACATTGCTGCTGACAATAGCTCGCCGCTCCAGCAGACTGCTTTTCAGGCGGAGGCATGGGTAACGCAACTCCCCGATGCAGAAAAAAACGATTTTCTGGCGCGTCTGTGTCGTCATGAACCCAACCTCGCTACGCACTTAAACCGGCGGTTACAAACCCTGTTCCAGACTCCAACACAAACGGGAACAACCCAACATCAACCGACACGCCGTCGCTTTGTGGATATGCAAACCACTTATGATGCGCGTAA
The DNA window shown above is from Candidatus Thiothrix sulfatifontis and carries:
- a CDS encoding MoxR family ATPase gives rise to the protein MQTQTEFLQLRSHLEQVIVGQSALLDRLMIALLTGGHILLESLPGLAKTTAVTTLASGVHASFQRIQFTPDLMPGDLTGTDIFEPQHGTFRFIAGPLFHEIVLADEINRAPPKVQSALLEAMQEHQITVGGVTRPLPELFIVMATQNPLEQSGTYPLPEAQLDRFLLHVVLQYPTADDELLILQRDRARHYGADKPVLHSPLHPQQVLQARREVAEVHVAPELERYIVALVGATRNLGQFDSAWADYLQVGASPRASIALLRASSALAYLRGREYVVPDDILEIAPDVLRHRLVLGYAARAAGVDANAVVRKVLAGVAIP